TTTCAACCTTTCTCCCCTCTAGGTTTAATATTTTtagttttcataatttttttactatattataatatttttatttttgtatttttgaatacCTTATTTAAGGATATTACAGTCTATAATTTTATGCATTAGTTAATATTCAGCCGATCAAATTGAATTTACCAAATCGAATAAATCAAAATTAAAAGGAGAAAAGTCAAATAATACCAAATTTAATTAGAAATAATATTGGTATAGTACTTTAAGAAATCCAATATAGAAAATAACGAACTGAAATGTACCGTATCGACCGAGGAAGACACATACCAGAAGCCGGGCGACCAATAGAAGTATGACGCGTTGAATAAGCCTCAGCTATATATTTTGAAGACAACACAACAGACaattactccctctgttccatttatgtgaacatatttcctttttggtccgttccaaaaagaatgaaccctttctaaatttggtaacaatttagcttaaagttacaactctacccttaatgagaagcttttataaccacacaaatattctggGGCCCActtggacttgtttaggaccacaaattttaaaagtcttcatttttttcttaaactccgtgcccaattAAACAAGTTCacgtaaattgaaacggagggagtagttttCTTGGTACTTTTCCTGTTTCCACGTAGAACAGGTCCACGGCAACTCGGCAAGGTCTATATATTTTACATGCATTACAGGTACGTGACAAGCCTCGGCTTTACCAATCATAAATTGTCAATACCTTCTTAATAATAATTAATGTTAAAGATAAGAAGTAGTTGCGGGACAGAAAAaaaaggataaagaaaagaataGATACAGTAACGTGAACAGAGATGTTCAATACTAAAATGAACTATTTGTCTTTTGGACAGTACCTTTTTGGCATAAAATTTTGCCGAAGAAAGCAAGAGGGATAGATAGCAAGAGAATTAACTGCTCTTCTATTATGCAACGACATATATATTAATTTCCCATCCTCCCTATCGCTTAGCCAAGAGGAGGAAGTAAaacattaaattttaaaaacacaaaatggaagaaaaataaaGGAGAAGGCTAAAAATGAATATTCATATAACACATAGTTGAGGATGATTGTACTCTTCTAATTCTGAAGCAAGTCGAAAGAATAACAAATTTTCTTGAACGTGGGCAAGTTGTCCTGGAACAAAGGAATGAAAACGTCAATACTTCCGTCTCCGATGAACGACGGGAGAAGAAACATCATGCCTTCTGTTGGGAAATAAGAAGGCATGAACATGTACGGACAACCAGTTCCAAAGTCTAGGTCGTAAAATGGAAATCTTAACCAGCTGTCAACTTCTAAATTAGGGCATAATATGTGCTTGTTCATGTCCGCTGTAGGGACAAGATCTTCGTCCTCCTTCAGTACTTTATGATTAGCAAAGTCAATGAATGATCTGAAATAGTTGTTGTTTACCTTCATAACGGCGTCATGAATAAGCTTTGTTGCATAGGGAAGAGGCTCTCTTAAAAGGTCCTTCACTTTTGCAGTTGGAAATGCCCAAAGGACTAAGTTTCCAAAATACTCATTAGGTATTCTGGGGTTCAACCTCATTCGACCATTGACGGAGATTCTTATATGAGTGGTCTCAAAGCCACTTAGACCACGAGCTTTAGTTATGGCTCTCCATAAAtgtgcaacaaggctttcgaatGTGCTATAAGGTTTATTGTTGCCATTCATGGAAGAAGCCTTAGCCTTGAGCTTGGCAAGAAACTCTACTGTGAAATGGACTTTGTGCACCACTATATCTTCCGTTACATGATGAGTTTCATTGAGCGAATTCTCCTTTTTAACAAACTTTGACATGAACTCTGCCCCCTTATGCTCATACTCAATGAGAGGAGGGTTTCGAGGGTTGAAAATTGTACGATCATGCAAAGGAAGTGGATTGATGTCAAGCCCTCGACAGGCTTGACCCCATGCAACCAAGAAGTTGCTGGTGGAATGGCCATCCGCCACCGTATGGTGGGCGGTGAAGCCGACCACCAACGAGCCACAAGTGAATCTTGTGACTTGAACTTGAACTAATTCCACCACATTATTCAAGCTAGGATGTAGTTTGAGCAAAGAAGCCGAAGGCTTAAACGGTATTACTTTATCAAGGGTGCTATCCGATGATGCCTCGACGAATTTAACGCCTTCATCATTGAGTAAAATCACTGGATTTCCACGTTCGTCTTTTCCTAATCTCCCTGCCCATTCTCGGTAAACTGCTATGGCTTTTTGAAGTCCCAATTTAATGGCGGCATTTGGTGGGGTAGGAGGGCGATAGGCATAGATGACAGCAATTTGGGCTTCGTAGGTGACCTTATCAAATACACTAAGGGGAATGTAGCTTTTAGTAGAAGGAGGGATGTCTTCATAGAAAGGCTTAATGATTCTTGAACTTTCTACTTTGACCTTCATGATTTTTAAATTCTTTGATTTGGCAAAgtggaaagaaaagagaagagatatAGAAgaggagaatggaggttgtttagCTCGAGTTATGATAAAGGCATAACTTAGGTTTTTATAAGTATTATGCACATGTACAGTCTTACAATATAATTGGCTAGTAAGACATGTTTGTCTTatagagagaaaaatattaaagttGACAACAAAAACTAGTTAGGAAAAAAAGAaggccaaaaaaaaagaagggagaaACAGGCCATGGGGCCTATCATTCAATTAGGGAGAGGTGCTTAGTTGTCTTATTAGCTAGCTAGCTCTTGAAGATGCTTCATAGCCAAATTTAATATTAttacttttaaaaatttaaaatttcagaaATGGGCTTGACTTTAATCAAATTGGTGTTAATATGTAATTAATCACATCTTGCCAACGTTGCAACTGCATGCTGTGATAATGTGATACCAACAACCTTCTTGTTAATTGTGCAACCCATTGACTTCTTCACAATTTTAAATGATACTCCCTTCAATCATTTTACCTTTGCACACGATCAGTAAGAAAATACAAACTCTTAGAGAAAAAAAGatgtatttattaaattaattttaattaattattacctTAACACATTGGAATATGTAAATAaggataaattttaaaaaaataaaagtaatttctttctgattatgtaaatgaacacttattttgtattaaaataaaaagataaaatagtcACTTATTTTGAACCGAGAGGAGTAATGAATTTGGACGCATATCCATCTTTCCTGATCACAAAAGGATCAGGTCTTCTTCATTCTGTTTTCCTAAATGAAATATATTTAGGATAAAAAGTTTTTGGACCTTGGCAAATGTCAATATGACATCTTAAAAATACTAATACCGTGTGCTGATCATGGATATTAAAACGTAGTATGTGATTGGGATATAGTCGACAATGATTACAGTTTGTGTTCTAAAAGGTAACATGGGTTTACTTTTGTTTCTTTAATTTATCTTTTGGGATATACGGTAAATTCTCACTTGACTTCAAGCCTAAACCGACAACTGGTTATCTCAATTTTTAATGGCGGCTAGTATTGTGGTGAAGGCAGAATCGCACATTTGTAAGCTAAGGATTTAACAGTTTAATTTGAAAACtgagattttattaatttatataactTTGTCCAAGAACGCTAGAAGACATTTTCGACCAGTTTGCATTTCAACAGTTTTCGACAAACTTTCAAAGGCATTTCATACACGAAATCGCTGAACATGACTTCATATACTAGTTCTTTACCTTATCAAATTTGTCGAGAAGATTACTAAGAACTGAGatgaaatgtcacgacccaagttctccctccgtgaatcatcgtgacggcatctagtctctatgactaggtaagcttaacgaATTgcggaagaagaaaaacaacagaaTAAAACTAGACAAAACTgtagaaaatatcaaaaggaagcgtttaagatgtcgctcggcatatacaatacaactctcaaactgAAACTACATTTTCCAAACCCCGAAATCTCACGAAATCACAAGCTATTAAATAACTACAAGAGCTTAACTCCAGAATGTCTCagcaaaagtaaatacagaagggatGATATTATAAgggagaatggaaagggactcctcggtctgcggacgcggcagatatacctcgaagtctctggagaatcacctcgcctcaagggtagtagggctgagtcgaagtacttggatctgcacatgaaatatatgcgcagaaagggcatgagtacaccacagcagtactcagtaagtaccaagcctaacctcggtcgaatagtgacgaggaaggtcagggccctacagAGTTCAAATGAAAAAAACAAAGTGTAACAGTATAGGATAAGACAGTATagttaagtgcaacagtaagaagtaacacatgataggaagaacaataacaactataacagagacaaaataatcacagaaagaaatacagctgaacacagagataacaaccggggatctcccaggataccgtcctgcagtcccaaatataaatatccagtggatctcccgggtgtcgtcccgtagtccaactcataatgcacagggatctcc
Above is a window of Nicotiana tabacum cultivar K326 chromosome 8, ASM71507v2, whole genome shotgun sequence DNA encoding:
- the LOC107762886 gene encoding agmatine hydroxycinnamoyltransferase 1-like, with the translated sequence MKVKVESSRIIKPFYEDIPPSTKSYIPLSVFDKVTYEAQIAVIYAYRPPTPPNAAIKLGLQKAIAVYREWAGRLGKDERGNPVILLNDEGVKFVEASSDSTLDKVIPFKPSASLLKLHPSLNNVVELVQVQVTRFTCGSLVVGFTAHHTVADGHSTSNFLVAWGQACRGLDINPLPLHDRTIFNPRNPPLIEYEHKGAEFMSKFVKKENSLNETHHVTEDIVVHKVHFTVEFLAKLKAKASSMNGNNKPYSTFESLVAHLWRAITKARGLSGFETTHIRISVNGRMRLNPRIPNEYFGNLVLWAFPTAKVKDLLREPLPYATKLIHDAVMKVNNNYFRSFIDFANHKVLKEDEDLVPTADMNKHILCPNLEVDSWLRFPFYDLDFGTGCPYMFMPSYFPTEGMMFLLPSFIGDGSIDVFIPLFQDNLPTFKKICYSFDLLQN